The Sesamum indicum cultivar Zhongzhi No. 13 linkage group LG6, S_indicum_v1.0, whole genome shotgun sequence genome has a segment encoding these proteins:
- the LOC105164029 gene encoding 6-phosphogluconate dehydrogenase, decarboxylating 2, chloroplastic-like yields the protein MESAAMSQIGLAGLAVMGQNLALNIAEKGFPISVYNRTTSKVDETLDRAHREGQLPLFGQYTPKDFVLSIKKPRSIIILVKAGAPVDQTIAALSAYMEPGDTIIDGGNEWYENTERRMVDASASGLLYLGMGVSGGEDGARHGPSLMPGGAHRAYLNIHHILEKVAAQVDDGPCVTYIGEGGSGNFVKMVHNGIEYGDMQLISEAYDVLKNAGGLGNEELAEIFGEWNRGELESFLIEITSDIFRVEDEETGNGHLVDKILDKTGMKGTGKWTVQQAAELSIAAPTIAASLDSRYMSGLKEEREEAAEIFKKEGLKEEINNVSAVDKKRLIDDVRQALYASKICSYAQGMNLLRAKSMEKGWGLNLGELARIWKGGCIIRAVFLDRIKQAYQRNPGLANLLVDPEFAREMVQRQAAWRRVVGLAIQKGISVPGMSASLQYFDTYRRGRLPANLVQAQRDYFGAHTYERIDRPGSYHTEWSKLARKARV from the coding sequence ATGGAATCAGCTGCCATGTCCCAAATCGGGCTAGCAGGGCTGGCAGTAATGGGCCAGAACTTAGCCCTTAACATCGCCGAGAAAGGCTTCCCAATCTCCGTCTACAACCGGACAACCTCCAAAGTGGACGAAACTTTAGATCGAGCCCACCGCGAAGGCCAACTCCCCCTCTTCGGCCAGTACACTCCCAAAGATTTCGTCCTTTCTATCAAGAAACCCCGCTCCATCATCATCTTAGTTAAAGCCGGCGCCCCCGTTGACCAAACCATTGCCGCCCTCTCCGCTTACATGGAGCCCGGCGACACCATCATCGACGGTGGCAACGAGTGGTACGAGAACACCGAGCGCCGCATGGTCGACGCCTCCGCTAGTGGCTTGCTCTACTTGGGAATGGGGGTTTCTGGCGGCGAAGATGGGGCGCGTCACGGGCCCTCGTTGATGCCTGGTGGGGCCCACAGGGCTTACTTGAACATTCATCATATACTTGAGAAGGTTGCGGCTCAGGTGGATGATGGGCCATGCGTTACTTATATTGGCGAGGGTGGGTCCGGGAATTTTGTGAAGATGGTGCATAATGGGATCGAATATGGCGATATGCAGCTCATTTCGGAGGCATACGATGTTTTGAAGAATGCTGGGGGGTTGGGGAATGAGGAGCTGGCGGAAATTTTTGGGGAGTGGAATCGTGGGGAGTTGGAGAGTTTCTTGATTGAGATCACATCAGATATTTTTAGGGTGGAGGATGAGGAGACGGGGAATGGACATTTGGTGGATAAGATTTTGGATAAGACCGGTATGAAGGGCACGGGTAAATGGACTGTTCAGCAAGCGGCTGAGCTGTCCATAGCAGCTCCTACCATTGCAGCTTCGTTGGATAGTAGGTATATGAGTGGGTtgaaggaagagagagaggaggcAGCGGAGATTTTCAAGAAGGAAGGGTTGAAGGAGGAGATCAATAATGTGAGTGCCGTGGATAAGAAGAGGTTGATTGATGATGTTAGGCAGGCGCTTTATGCGTCCAAGATTTGTAGTTATGCACAAGGGATGAATTTGTTGAGGGCAAAGAGCATGGAGAAGGGATGGGGCTTGAATTTGGGGGAGTTGGCGAGGATTTGGAAAGGTGGGTGCATTATTAGGGCTGTCTTCTTGGATAGAATCAAGCAGGCATACCAGAGGAATCCTGGGTTGGCAAACTTGTTGGTGGACCCAGAATTTGCAAGGGAGATGGTGCAGAGACAGGCGGCGTGGAGGAGAGTTGTGGGCTTGGCAATTCAGAAGGGGATTAGCGTTCCAGGAATGTCTGCAAGTTTGCAGTATTTTGACACCTATAGGCGTGGGAGACTTCCTGCCAACCTTGTGCAGGCTCAGAGGGACTACTTTGGTGCGCATACCTATGAGAGGATTGATCGCCCAGGATCTTACCACACCGAGTGGTCCAAGCTTGCTCGGAAGGCCAGAGTGTAG